The Streptomyces sp. NBC_01255 genome window below encodes:
- a CDS encoding polysialyltransferase family glycosyltransferase: MAHDTHSAMASGTAHDPRPVQIFQVSTLYGAATLAAALDAGQFGPREDARRLLLISHNAEIPETALRLETMTGYERIAARFDGTLDWNETIHPYHPAAWAPRPEESPLWQRVLRSAWDLGTARVELIVESIQVNPAKALAAAFPESSVDVYADGLMSYGPTRSDLAQSIAIRIRRVLHLDLVPGLRPLLLSEYGVEPELVPDSAFRAVLAEIAEASRADERADERTDERADADGGSPIARAVAAEPTALLLGQYLAALNLLTAEEEEELHVRMLRGAAAAGHTSVVFKPHPTAPVRYSQALDEEAAELGVRLTVLDGPLLAETFYERCRPRLVVGCFSTAMLTAAVYYGIPIARVGTVEVLERLTPFENSNRIPLTVVDHLVADLEEGEEPAVPGVAPDSLAPLVRAVGYCMRHKSHPGLREEATRFLAEHHAEPGIAHHFTGLRLTQLGLPGAAEAALPEPAVAATGTSRFRRGLARARKA; encoded by the coding sequence ATGGCTCACGACACGCACTCCGCCATGGCCTCCGGCACGGCCCACGACCCCCGCCCGGTGCAGATCTTCCAGGTGTCCACCCTCTACGGCGCGGCCACCCTCGCGGCCGCGCTGGACGCCGGACAGTTCGGCCCCCGCGAGGACGCCCGCCGGCTCCTGCTGATCTCGCACAACGCCGAGATCCCGGAGACGGCGCTGCGCCTGGAGACGATGACCGGCTACGAGCGGATCGCCGCCCGCTTCGACGGCACCCTCGACTGGAACGAGACGATCCACCCGTACCACCCCGCCGCCTGGGCGCCCCGACCCGAGGAGTCCCCGCTCTGGCAGCGCGTGCTGCGGAGCGCCTGGGACCTCGGCACCGCCCGGGTCGAGCTGATCGTCGAATCCATCCAGGTCAACCCGGCCAAGGCCCTCGCCGCCGCATTCCCCGAGAGCTCGGTCGACGTCTACGCGGACGGCCTGATGAGCTACGGCCCGACGCGCTCCGACCTCGCCCAGTCGATCGCCATCCGCATCCGCCGGGTCCTCCACCTCGACCTGGTGCCGGGACTGCGGCCCCTGCTCTTGAGCGAGTACGGGGTCGAGCCCGAGCTCGTCCCCGACAGCGCCTTCCGCGCGGTGCTCGCCGAGATCGCCGAAGCCTCCCGTGCCGACGAGCGTGCCGACGAGCGGACGGACGAGCGGGCGGACGCGGACGGGGGTTCGCCGATCGCGCGGGCCGTGGCCGCCGAGCCGACGGCCCTCCTGCTCGGCCAGTACCTCGCCGCCCTCAACCTCCTCACCGCCGAGGAGGAAGAGGAGCTGCACGTCCGGATGCTGCGCGGAGCGGCCGCGGCCGGTCACACCTCGGTGGTCTTCAAGCCGCACCCGACCGCACCCGTCCGCTACTCCCAGGCCCTCGACGAGGAGGCGGCGGAGCTCGGCGTACGGCTGACGGTCCTCGACGGTCCGCTGCTCGCCGAGACCTTCTACGAGCGGTGCAGGCCGCGGCTCGTCGTCGGCTGCTTCTCCACGGCGATGCTCACCGCCGCCGTCTACTACGGCATCCCGATCGCCCGCGTGGGCACGGTCGAGGTCCTCGAACGGCTCACCCCCTTCGAGAACAGCAACCGGATCCCGCTCACCGTCGTCGACCACCTGGTCGCGGACCTGGAAGAGGGAGAGGAGCCCGCGGTCCCCGGAGTGGCCCCGGACTCTCTCGCACCCCTGGTACGGGCCGTCGGCTACTGCATGCGGCACAAGAGCCACCCGGGGCTCCGCGAGGAGGCCACCCGCTTCCTGGCCGAGCACCACGCGGAGCCGGGCATCGCGCACCACTTCACGGGGCTGCGGCTGACCCAGCTCGGCCTGCCGGGCGCGGCGGAGGCCGCCCTCCCGGAGCCGGCCGTCGCCGCCACCGGCACGTCGCGGTTCCGCCGCGGCCTCGCCAGGGCCCGCAAGGCCTGA
- a CDS encoding VOC family protein yields MTEATRRTPGTPCWVSLMVHGLDGTQEFYNALFGWEFVPGPQHLGPYVRALLDGKEVAGIGQLPPDRHLPIAWTTYLATDDADETAETIRCCGGTVAVGPLDAGEAGRLAICSDPVGAVFGVWQAEAHHGTATAGPPGTPVWNELLTYETSSVGKFYRSIFGYEVEPVVSADFDFATLHLDGRPVASLHGVGNALPRDRGAHWMTYFEVEDTDGAARLVAELGGHVLRPPRNGTAGRQALVTDPEGAVFTLVRSVDHGS; encoded by the coding sequence ATGACCGAGGCGACTCGGCGCACCCCCGGCACGCCCTGCTGGGTGAGCCTGATGGTGCACGGGCTTGACGGGACGCAGGAGTTCTACAACGCGCTCTTCGGCTGGGAGTTCGTGCCCGGCCCGCAGCACCTCGGCCCGTACGTCCGGGCACTGCTGGACGGCAAGGAGGTGGCGGGCATCGGCCAGCTGCCGCCCGACCGGCACCTGCCCATCGCCTGGACCACCTATCTGGCGACCGACGACGCCGACGAGACCGCCGAGACGATCCGCTGCTGCGGCGGCACGGTCGCGGTCGGCCCGCTGGACGCGGGCGAGGCCGGCCGTCTGGCGATCTGCTCCGACCCCGTCGGCGCGGTCTTCGGCGTCTGGCAGGCGGAGGCGCACCACGGCACGGCGACCGCGGGGCCGCCGGGGACCCCGGTGTGGAACGAGCTCCTCACGTACGAGACGTCCTCGGTCGGCAAGTTCTACCGGTCGATCTTCGGCTACGAGGTGGAGCCGGTCGTCTCCGCCGACTTCGACTTCGCCACGCTCCACCTGGACGGACGCCCGGTGGCCTCCCTGCACGGCGTCGGGAACGCGCTGCCCAGGGACCGGGGCGCGCACTGGATGACGTACTTCGAGGTCGAGGACACGGACGGCGCCGCCCGGCTCGTCGCGGAGCTCGGCGGGCATGTGCTGAGGCCGCCGAGGAACGGCACGGCGGGGCGGCAGGCCCTGGTGACGGACCCGGAGGGCGCGGTGTTCACGCTCGTCAGGTCCGTCGACCACGGGTCCTGA
- a CDS encoding glycosyltransferase family 2 protein: protein MPKLSVVVPFHNVGPYAPDTLRSLANNANPEFEFLLIDDCSTDDTPEILDRWRDRLPNATVIRHETNLGVAQARNTGIDAAKGDYLTFLDGDDWYAPGHLSAAVAGISALDCDFARTDHVLAEGRKRQIKYAPAKVRDAVMDPRDGISPASMVTMVDYPFVPFGIYSGRLFENGASRFETSLKTAEDRLWIWRLHLKARTFAALSLHGVFYRRGVTTSLTQITDNRQLDFITSYDLLLDDVSRDAEADRFLPKAVRTYCAMIAFHMGKVGKYEPEVAARLRTDVGDALRRMPQQVLDETLTTMDTPRSTLLRSLRETGRTA from the coding sequence GTGCCAAAGCTGTCCGTCGTCGTCCCGTTCCACAATGTCGGGCCCTATGCGCCCGACACCCTGCGCAGTCTCGCGAACAACGCGAACCCGGAATTCGAGTTCCTGCTGATCGACGACTGCTCGACGGACGACACCCCGGAAATCCTCGACCGCTGGCGCGACCGCCTGCCGAACGCCACCGTCATCCGGCACGAGACGAATCTCGGCGTAGCCCAGGCACGAAACACCGGAATCGACGCGGCGAAGGGCGACTACCTCACCTTCCTGGACGGCGACGACTGGTACGCGCCCGGCCACCTGAGCGCCGCCGTGGCCGGAATCTCCGCCCTGGACTGCGATTTCGCCCGTACCGACCACGTCCTCGCGGAAGGCCGGAAGCGACAGATCAAGTACGCCCCCGCCAAGGTCCGCGACGCGGTGATGGACCCCAGGGACGGCATCTCGCCCGCCAGCATGGTGACGATGGTCGACTATCCCTTCGTCCCCTTCGGCATTTACAGCGGACGGCTCTTCGAGAACGGTGCCTCGCGTTTCGAGACCTCACTGAAAACAGCCGAGGACCGCCTCTGGATCTGGCGCCTCCACCTCAAGGCCCGGACGTTCGCGGCGCTTTCCCTGCACGGTGTCTTCTACCGCCGGGGCGTCACCACCTCGCTCACCCAGATCACCGACAACCGGCAGCTGGACTTCATCACCTCGTACGACCTCCTGCTCGACGACGTCTCCCGGGACGCCGAGGCGGACCGCTTCCTGCCGAAGGCCGTCCGCACCTACTGCGCGATGATCGCCTTTCACATGGGCAAGGTCGGGAAGTACGAGCCCGAGGTCGCCGCACGGCTGCGCACCGACGTCGGCGATGCCCTGCGCCGCATGCCGCAGCAGGTCCTCGACGAGACCCTCACCACCATGGACACCCCGCGCAGTACCCTCCTCCGGAGCCTGCGCGAAACCGGAAGGACCGCCTGA
- a CDS encoding D-arabinono-1,4-lactone oxidase, with protein MSGTTTAGSGSTRTASSPWRNWAGNVTSRPVREVSPASAEELAEVVRKAAADGLRVKTVGTGHSFTSIAATDGVLIRPGLLTGIRRLDREAMTVTVESGTPLKRLNVALAREGLSLTNMGDIMEQTVAGATSTGTHGTGRDSASIAAQIRELELVTADGQLLTCSEKENPEVFAAARIGLGALGVVTAITFAVEPVFLLTAREEPMTFDRVASEFDALHAENEHFEFYWFPHTDNCNTKRNNRSAGPAAPPGKVSGWIEDELLSNGLFQVACSVGRAVPPVIPSIAKVSSRALSARTYTDIPYKVFTSPRRVRFLEMEYALPREAAVDALREVKEMVERSPLKVSFPVEVRTAPSDDIALSTASGRETAYIAVHLYKGTPHRAYFTAVERIMTAHGGRPHWGKVHTRDAAYFSEVYPRFAEFTALRDRLDPDRLFANDYLRRVLGD; from the coding sequence GTGAGCGGGACGACAACAGCGGGCTCGGGGAGCACCAGGACGGCGAGCAGCCCGTGGCGTAACTGGGCGGGGAACGTCACCTCCCGTCCGGTACGGGAGGTGAGCCCGGCCTCGGCCGAGGAGCTCGCCGAGGTGGTGCGCAAGGCGGCCGCGGACGGCCTGCGCGTGAAGACGGTCGGTACCGGCCATTCCTTCACCTCGATCGCGGCCACCGACGGCGTGCTGATCCGGCCGGGGCTGCTGACCGGGATCCGGCGGCTCGACCGCGAGGCGATGACCGTCACGGTCGAATCGGGCACTCCGCTCAAGCGGCTCAACGTGGCGCTGGCCCGGGAGGGCCTGTCGCTCACGAACATGGGCGACATCATGGAGCAGACCGTCGCCGGGGCCACCTCCACGGGCACGCACGGCACGGGCCGCGACTCCGCCTCGATAGCGGCGCAGATCCGCGAGCTGGAGCTGGTCACGGCGGACGGGCAGCTGCTGACGTGCTCGGAGAAGGAGAATCCGGAGGTCTTCGCGGCCGCCCGGATCGGGCTCGGCGCCCTCGGTGTGGTCACGGCGATCACCTTCGCGGTGGAGCCGGTCTTCCTGCTCACCGCGCGCGAGGAGCCGATGACCTTCGACCGGGTCGCCTCGGAGTTCGACGCGCTGCACGCGGAGAACGAGCACTTCGAGTTCTACTGGTTCCCTCACACGGACAACTGCAACACCAAGCGCAACAACCGCAGCGCGGGCCCCGCCGCCCCTCCCGGGAAGGTGAGCGGCTGGATCGAGGACGAGCTCCTCTCCAACGGGCTGTTCCAGGTGGCCTGCTCGGTGGGCCGCGCGGTCCCGCCGGTCATCCCGTCGATCGCCAAGGTCTCCAGCCGGGCCCTGTCGGCCCGTACCTACACCGACATCCCGTACAAGGTCTTCACCTCGCCGCGCCGGGTGCGCTTCCTGGAGATGGAGTACGCGCTGCCGCGTGAGGCCGCGGTCGACGCGCTGCGCGAGGTCAAGGAGATGGTCGAGCGCTCACCGCTCAAGGTGAGCTTCCCGGTGGAGGTGCGCACCGCCCCCTCGGACGACATCGCGCTGTCCACGGCCTCCGGGCGGGAGACCGCCTACATCGCCGTGCACCTCTACAAGGGGACGCCCCACCGCGCGTACTTCACCGCGGTGGAGCGCATCATGACGGCGCACGGGGGGCGTCCCCACTGGGGCAAGGTCCACACCCGTGACGCCGCCTACTTCTCCGAGGTCTACCCGCGCTTCGCCGAGTTCACGGCGCTGCGCGACCGGCTGGACCCGGACCGGCTCTTCGCCAACGACTATCTGCGCCGGGTCCTGGGCGACTGA
- a CDS encoding isochorismatase family protein: protein MTASTTLRDVIGLPQELPRLGESTLIMIDFQNTYRTGVMRLDGAEEAVAAGARLLAAARAAGAPVVHVVNDGGEGTPYDIRAEIGSISAEVAPIAGEKVVVKQVPNAFHGTDLEETLKGLAGGAGGDLVIAGFMTHMCVLFTAQGAFNLGYRPSVVAEATATRPLAAPDGTGTVVASDALQVASLTTVSDLFGTVARTVDELVASNG, encoded by the coding sequence ATGACCGCGTCCACCACCCTGCGCGATGTGATCGGCCTGCCCCAGGAGCTCCCGCGCCTGGGCGAGTCCACCCTGATCATGATCGACTTCCAGAACACCTACCGCACCGGCGTCATGCGGCTCGACGGGGCCGAGGAGGCCGTGGCCGCCGGCGCGCGCCTGCTCGCGGCCGCCCGTGCCGCCGGCGCGCCCGTCGTGCACGTCGTGAACGACGGCGGCGAGGGCACTCCGTACGACATCCGGGCCGAGATCGGCTCGATCAGTGCCGAAGTCGCCCCGATCGCGGGCGAGAAGGTCGTCGTCAAGCAGGTCCCGAACGCCTTCCACGGCACGGACCTGGAGGAGACCCTCAAGGGCCTCGCCGGCGGCGCCGGCGGCGACCTCGTCATCGCCGGGTTCATGACGCACATGTGCGTCCTCTTCACCGCGCAGGGCGCCTTCAACCTCGGCTACCGCCCGAGCGTGGTCGCCGAGGCCACCGCCACCCGCCCCCTGGCGGCGCCGGACGGCACGGGCACGGTCGTCGCGTCGGACGCGCTCCAGGTCGCGAGCCTGACGACGGTCTCCGATCTGTTCGGCACCGTCGCCCGCACGGTCGACGAGCTCGTGGCCTCGAACGGCTGA
- a CDS encoding sulfurtransferase: MKPIISASELLSESAGARPPVLLDVRWTLGGPPGRPAYDAGHLPGAVYVDLDTELAGPPGSGGRHPLPDVAAFGAAMRRAGVSAGRPVVVYDGGLGWGAARAWWLLRWSGHPDVRVLDGGLAAWTGELSEKTPEPEPGDFRPEPGALGLLDADAAAELARAGLLLDARAAERYRGDVEPIDRVGGHIPGAVSAPTTENVDADGRFLGADALRDRFTALGATEGTPVAVYCGSGVSGAHEVLALEIAGIPAALYAGSWSEWSGDPARPVATGPDPQ; the protein is encoded by the coding sequence ATGAAGCCCATCATCTCCGCAAGCGAACTTCTGAGCGAGTCGGCCGGAGCGCGGCCGCCGGTCCTCCTGGACGTCCGCTGGACGCTCGGCGGCCCGCCCGGACGGCCCGCGTACGACGCTGGTCACCTCCCCGGCGCGGTCTACGTCGACCTGGACACGGAACTCGCCGGACCGCCCGGGAGTGGCGGGCGGCACCCGCTGCCCGACGTGGCGGCCTTCGGGGCCGCGATGCGCCGAGCGGGTGTCTCGGCGGGACGGCCCGTCGTCGTCTACGACGGCGGTCTCGGCTGGGGCGCGGCCCGCGCCTGGTGGCTGCTCCGCTGGTCGGGGCACCCGGACGTGCGGGTCCTGGACGGCGGCCTCGCGGCCTGGACGGGGGAGCTCTCCGAGAAGACCCCCGAGCCGGAGCCGGGGGACTTCCGGCCCGAGCCGGGCGCGCTCGGACTGCTCGACGCCGACGCGGCGGCGGAGCTGGCCCGCGCAGGGCTGCTCCTGGACGCCCGGGCGGCGGAGCGCTACCGGGGCGACGTGGAGCCGATCGACCGGGTCGGCGGGCACATCCCGGGCGCGGTCTCGGCCCCGACGACGGAGAACGTGGACGCGGACGGCCGGTTCCTGGGTGCCGACGCCCTGCGGGACCGTTTCACCGCCCTGGGCGCGACCGAGGGCACCCCGGTCGCGGTCTACTGCGGCTCCGGTGTCTCCGGTGCCCATGAGGTCCTGGCCCTGGAGATCGCGGGCATCCCCGCGGCGCTCTACGCCGGCTCCTGGTCGGAGTGGTCGGGGGACCCCGCCCGTCCGGTGGCCACCGGACCGGACCCGCAGTAA
- the sepH gene encoding septation protein SepH, with translation MTSAGTTREVPMPELRVVAVSNDGTRLVLKAADSTEYTLPIDERLRAAVRNDRARLGQIEIEVESHLRPRDIQARIRAGASAEEVAQMAGIPVDRVRRFEGPVLAERAFMAERARKTPVRRPGENSGPQLGEAVQERLLLRGADKDTVQWDSWRRDDGTWEVLLVYRVAGEVHTASWTYDPPRRLVQAVDDEARALIGETDDTIAAAPEPSFPFVPRIARLPRDRPLDRALDRQMDRLERTPAPAPEPEEERDTLTSLLEAVPSFRGDMVVPEPPDTEPSEEPEAEEPPAPAASAGAGSAYADVLMPRAVSGHRDRLTGTTDRQAEADGVRPGRRAAVPSWDEIVFGTRRKKQE, from the coding sequence GTGACGTCGGCAGGCACCACCCGGGAGGTCCCCATGCCCGAACTGCGTGTCGTGGCCGTCTCCAACGACGGCACACGACTGGTGCTGAAGGCTGCTGACAGCACGGAGTACACACTTCCGATCGACGAGCGGCTCCGCGCCGCCGTGCGCAACGACCGCGCGCGTCTCGGTCAGATCGAGATCGAGGTGGAGAGCCACCTCCGCCCCCGTGACATCCAGGCGCGGATACGTGCCGGTGCCTCCGCCGAGGAGGTCGCCCAGATGGCCGGCATCCCCGTCGACCGCGTACGCCGCTTCGAGGGCCCCGTCCTCGCGGAGCGCGCCTTCATGGCGGAGCGGGCCCGCAAGACCCCGGTCCGCAGGCCCGGCGAGAACAGCGGCCCGCAGCTCGGCGAGGCGGTGCAGGAGCGGCTGCTCCTGCGCGGCGCCGACAAGGACACCGTGCAGTGGGACTCGTGGCGGCGTGACGACGGCACCTGGGAGGTGCTGCTTGTCTACCGCGTCGCGGGCGAGGTCCACACGGCCAGCTGGACGTACGACCCGCCCAGGCGGCTCGTCCAGGCCGTGGACGACGAGGCACGGGCGCTGATCGGCGAGACGGACGACACGATCGCCGCCGCGCCGGAGCCGAGCTTCCCCTTCGTGCCGCGCATCGCCCGGCTGCCCCGGGACAGGCCCCTGGACCGGGCGCTCGACCGCCAGATGGACCGGCTGGAGCGGACGCCCGCCCCGGCGCCCGAGCCGGAGGAGGAGCGCGACACGCTGACGAGCCTCCTGGAGGCCGTCCCGAGCTTCCGCGGCGACATGGTCGTGCCCGAGCCTCCGGACACGGAGCCCTCGGAGGAGCCGGAGGCGGAGGAGCCGCCGGCCCCGGCCGCCTCGGCGGGCGCGGGTTCCGCGTACGCCGACGTCCTCATGCCGCGCGCCGTATCGGGTCACCGTGACCGCCTCACCGGCACCACCGACCGCCAGGCCGAGGCCGACGGCGTCCGCCCCGGCCGCCGCGCCGCCGTGCCCAGCTGGGACGAGATCGTCTTCGGCACCCGGCGCAAGAAGCAGGAGTGA
- a CDS encoding YfhO family protein produces MPPAAETVLDEVDGEEGGGGTRRRSGLRSVLRLRGPLAPAAAAPLAASLLSAALFCLATALSRTYPFGPVTRNVVDLGQQYLPYHAYWRALLLGETHGDAFLNWNSGFGSPFLGDIGTYLSSPFDLLVVLFPADRIELALYVVTAVKISAAGGAAALLLLRLRPGPWPVAAALGTAYALCGWTLNLGATVPMWLDGLVAFPLLCLVGEWARTGRRPVLGPVVVALAWIANFYTAYMATLGAAVFLAVRLLTAEESATARQRIAGALRAARGVLIGIGLAAPLVVIVFLATKVADPTPVTTFAPVPWTDVLARFLPGTASVTSPALFIGTPALALALTLPFNGAVAPRVRAGWTAAVVLVTLSLQWDPTHLLWHAGASPNGAPYRQTFVLCGLLLIAAWFSVAQGVPRPSALLAGGALLAALAWAARGSVEIDAWTFPAFLAAAAVALVAALLAWQGTRPNPAGALSARVLPVLALALFVGAQAGETAVAGKRIEEQQRSEVAWSPRIGPWHTAAAREAARVDAWPRYRTDPGEVPGGNDVLIVGGQGAEVYSSLTAEVTSSTLSALGFGSYAKGRHPVTLDNPVTDALFSIGARIRSEPTEPVRQDALPRATVTVTTTPVPPLVTVRPRAARAPRPGDSAFVRQELLLGSSVYELPRDTRRTGRTLTARCPAGSDVWFWAPEYKGSAALAGEGAVEFEGKPPAVRAPMRALGTVPASGEVRIDLLPKAGIRLPGQPVGCLDRARLDAAVRQLTATGATRVSAGGHSVSAELPPGSTGVAVLAVPRVSGWRCAAGAAEAAPARAYQGLVAVPLDGRATTVGCSFRPPGLRLGGAVGGGALLALAATALLHRRSQRRTLRART; encoded by the coding sequence GTGCCCCCCGCCGCCGAGACCGTGCTCGACGAGGTCGACGGCGAGGAGGGGGGCGGCGGGACCCGGCGCCGGTCGGGTCTGCGGTCGGTTCTCCGGCTGCGGGGCCCGCTCGCCCCGGCCGCCGCCGCCCCGCTCGCCGCCTCCCTGCTCTCCGCCGCGCTGTTCTGCCTCGCGACCGCGCTGTCCCGTACGTACCCCTTCGGGCCCGTGACCAGGAACGTCGTCGATCTCGGCCAGCAGTACCTGCCGTACCACGCCTACTGGCGCGCCCTCCTCCTCGGCGAGACGCACGGCGACGCCTTCCTCAACTGGAACTCCGGCTTCGGCTCCCCGTTCCTCGGCGACATCGGCACCTACCTGAGCAGCCCCTTCGACCTGCTCGTCGTCCTCTTCCCGGCGGACCGGATCGAGCTCGCCCTCTACGTCGTCACGGCCGTCAAGATCAGCGCCGCGGGAGGCGCGGCGGCGCTGCTGCTCCTGCGGCTGCGCCCCGGTCCCTGGCCGGTCGCCGCCGCGCTCGGCACCGCGTACGCGCTCTGCGGCTGGACCCTCAACCTCGGCGCCACCGTCCCGATGTGGCTCGACGGGCTCGTCGCCTTCCCGCTGCTCTGCCTGGTCGGCGAGTGGGCCCGCACCGGCCGCCGTCCCGTCCTCGGCCCCGTCGTCGTCGCCCTGGCCTGGATCGCCAACTTCTACACCGCCTACATGGCCACCCTCGGCGCGGCCGTCTTCCTCGCCGTCCGGCTCCTCACCGCCGAGGAGAGCGCGACCGCCCGGCAGCGGATCGCCGGCGCGCTCCGCGCCGCCCGCGGCGTGCTCATCGGCATCGGGCTCGCCGCGCCGCTCGTCGTGATCGTCTTCCTCGCCACCAAGGTCGCCGACCCGACCCCCGTGACCACCTTCGCGCCCGTCCCCTGGACGGACGTCCTCGCCCGGTTCCTGCCCGGCACGGCGAGCGTCACGAGCCCCGCCCTCTTCATCGGTACGCCCGCCCTCGCGCTCGCCCTGACGCTGCCGTTCAACGGGGCCGTCGCCCCGCGCGTCCGGGCCGGCTGGACGGCGGCGGTCGTCCTGGTGACACTCTCCCTCCAGTGGGACCCCACCCATCTGCTCTGGCACGCGGGGGCCTCGCCCAACGGCGCTCCGTACCGTCAGACCTTCGTCCTGTGCGGGCTGTTGCTCATCGCCGCCTGGTTCTCCGTCGCCCAGGGCGTGCCCCGGCCGAGTGCGCTCCTCGCGGGCGGCGCGCTGCTCGCCGCCCTGGCCTGGGCGGCCCGGGGGAGCGTCGAGATCGACGCATGGACCTTCCCCGCCTTCCTCGCCGCCGCGGCCGTGGCACTCGTGGCGGCCCTCCTGGCCTGGCAGGGCACCCGACCGAACCCGGCCGGCGCCCTGTCCGCCCGCGTCCTGCCCGTCCTCGCCCTGGCCCTCTTCGTCGGCGCCCAGGCGGGCGAGACGGCCGTCGCCGGCAAGCGGATCGAGGAGCAGCAGCGGAGCGAGGTCGCCTGGTCGCCCCGGATCGGCCCCTGGCACACCGCCGCCGCCCGCGAGGCGGCCCGCGTCGACGCCTGGCCCCGCTACCGCACGGACCCCGGCGAGGTGCCCGGCGGCAACGACGTCCTGATCGTCGGCGGCCAGGGCGCCGAGGTCTACAGCAGCCTCACCGCCGAGGTGACGTCCTCCACCCTCTCCGCGCTGGGCTTCGGCTCGTATGCCAAGGGCCGGCACCCGGTCACCCTCGACAACCCCGTGACCGACGCCCTGTTCTCCATCGGTGCCCGGATCCGTTCGGAGCCCACGGAGCCGGTACGTCAGGACGCCCTGCCCCGGGCCACGGTCACCGTCACCACGACCCCCGTGCCGCCCCTGGTGACCGTCCGTCCGCGCGCGGCACGTGCCCCGCGCCCGGGGGACTCCGCCTTCGTCCGACAGGAACTCCTCCTCGGCTCCTCGGTGTACGAGCTGCCGCGGGACACGCGCCGCACCGGACGCACCCTCACCGCCCGCTGCCCGGCGGGCTCCGACGTCTGGTTCTGGGCGCCCGAGTACAAGGGCTCGGCGGCCTTGGCGGGGGAGGGCGCCGTCGAGTTCGAGGGCAAGCCGCCCGCCGTACGCGCCCCCATGCGGGCCCTCGGGACCGTGCCCGCCTCCGGTGAGGTGCGGATCGACCTGCTGCCCAAGGCCGGGATCCGGCTGCCCGGACAACCCGTCGGCTGCCTCGACCGGGCGCGGCTCGACGCCGCCGTACGACAGCTCACCGCCACCGGCGCCACCCGCGTCAGCGCCGGGGGCCACAGCGTCTCGGCCGAACTGCCCCCGGGCAGCACGGGCGTCGCCGTGCTCGCCGTACCGCGCGTCTCCGGCTGGCGCTGCGCCGCCGGCGCCGCGGAAGCCGCTCCGGCCCGCGCCTACCAGGGCCTCGTCGCCGTCCCCCTCGACGGGCGGGCGACCACGGTCGGCTGCTCCTTCCGGCCACCTGGTCTCCGTCTCGGCGGCGCCGTCGGAGGGGGCGCGCTCCTCGCCCTGGCCGCGACGGCGCTCCTGCACCGCCGGTCGCAGCGCAGGACCCTCCGCGCCCGGACCTGA
- a CDS encoding MBL fold metallo-hydrolase — translation MNRSTVLRVATGAVAATTGVALLAACGGKDTADGAKASATPEGDKPAFTATHVGGPTTILEIAGLRILLDPTFDAPKKYKSGLEKIQAPAVDAGAVGEIDAVLLSHDQHDDNLDDKGRELLKTVPVVLSTPGARQRLGDHVTGMKAWATHELKTSGGSVTVTAVPALHGPDGVDRGADGEVTGFVLSGDGVPTTYISGDNASVKVAKQVGDRVRKEIGPIDTAVLFAGAARTPAILDNAPLTLTSKNAALVAKDLDPRKVVPVHTDSWNIYSEDLKSLVTAFKEQGIDGKLVDLAPDGAKKDLS, via the coding sequence ATGAACCGTTCGACTGTCCTCCGTGTCGCCACCGGCGCCGTCGCAGCCACCACGGGCGTGGCCCTCCTCGCCGCCTGTGGCGGCAAGGACACCGCCGACGGCGCGAAGGCATCGGCCACGCCCGAGGGCGACAAGCCCGCGTTCACCGCCACGCACGTCGGCGGGCCGACCACGATCCTGGAGATCGCCGGCCTGCGCATCCTGCTCGACCCGACCTTCGACGCGCCGAAGAAGTACAAGAGCGGCCTGGAGAAGATCCAGGCCCCGGCGGTCGACGCCGGCGCGGTCGGCGAGATCGACGCCGTCCTGCTCTCGCACGACCAGCACGACGACAACCTCGACGACAAGGGCCGCGAGCTGCTCAAGACCGTGCCCGTCGTCCTCTCCACGCCCGGCGCGCGGCAGCGCCTCGGCGACCACGTCACGGGCATGAAGGCCTGGGCCACCCACGAGCTGAAGACCTCCGGCGGCAGCGTCACCGTCACCGCGGTGCCCGCCCTGCACGGGCCGGACGGAGTGGACCGCGGGGCGGACGGCGAGGTCACCGGCTTCGTCCTCAGCGGCGACGGCGTCCCCACCACCTACATCTCCGGCGACAACGCCTCGGTCAAGGTCGCGAAGCAGGTAGGGGACCGCGTCAGGAAGGAGATCGGCCCCATCGACACGGCCGTCCTCTTCGCCGGCGCCGCCCGCACCCCCGCGATCCTCGACAACGCGCCGCTGACCCTCACCTCGAAGAACGCGGCCCTGGTGGCGAAGGACCTCGACCCCCGCAAGGTCGTCCCGGTCCACACCGACAGCTGGAACATCTACTCCGAAGACCTGAAGTCCCTGGTGACGGCGTTCAAGGAGCAGGGCATCGACGGGAAGCTCGTCGACCTCGCGCCCGACGGCGCCAAGAAGGACCTCTCCTAG